The Opitutales bacterium ASA1 genome window below encodes:
- a CDS encoding glycoside hydrolase family 5 protein: MNTPNPKSNWSTRLHRSLALATVVTAGGIASAAERASDAFTFQRGVNISHWLSQNFGPRSYAADWFDEEDVSWIAAQGFDHIRYPIDGREWLKPDGSLDEAKIAPFDRALAWTRAHGLGAILDMHFLPGASFDPGHEDVQVFTDKALQEKVADLWRRVAKRFADAGPELRFELLNEPIAEHNQQLNPFNRRMLAAVRESNPTRVVYITSNRYGSFGTVGDLEVPDDPHVAVTLHYYEPFIFTHQRAGWTRMPADMPPIRFPGTVPDLNGILPADHFALRSSGQELTAAEIQADFAKVAAWAREHAKGHELHLGEFGVYLPADADSKRNYLAAVVAAAERHGFGWAVWDYQGGFAVRDQHGNPTPILEGLFASKRQGRERE; the protein is encoded by the coding sequence ATGAACACCCCGAATCCGAAATCGAACTGGTCGACCCGCCTGCACCGCTCGCTCGCTCTCGCGACGGTCGTGACCGCAGGCGGAATCGCATCCGCGGCGGAACGAGCCTCCGACGCCTTCACCTTCCAGCGCGGCGTCAACATCAGCCACTGGCTGTCGCAAAACTTCGGGCCTCGGTCCTACGCCGCGGATTGGTTCGACGAGGAGGACGTCTCGTGGATCGCGGCGCAGGGTTTCGACCACATCCGCTACCCGATCGACGGACGCGAGTGGCTGAAGCCCGACGGCTCGCTCGACGAGGCGAAGATCGCGCCTTTCGACCGCGCGCTCGCTTGGACGCGCGCGCACGGATTGGGTGCCATTCTGGACATGCACTTCCTGCCGGGCGCCAGCTTCGACCCGGGTCACGAGGACGTGCAGGTCTTCACGGACAAGGCCTTGCAGGAAAAGGTAGCCGATCTCTGGCGGCGCGTGGCGAAACGCTTCGCCGACGCCGGGCCCGAGTTGCGCTTCGAGTTGTTGAACGAACCGATCGCCGAGCACAACCAGCAGCTCAATCCCTTCAACCGACGCATGCTCGCCGCCGTCCGCGAATCGAACCCCACTCGCGTAGTTTACATCACGTCGAATCGCTACGGCAGTTTCGGCACGGTCGGAGACCTCGAGGTGCCCGACGATCCTCACGTAGCCGTCACGCTGCACTACTACGAGCCCTTCATCTTCACGCATCAACGCGCGGGCTGGACGCGTATGCCGGCGGACATGCCGCCGATCCGGTTTCCCGGCACGGTGCCCGACCTGAACGGCATCCTCCCCGCGGACCACTTCGCGCTCCGATCGTCGGGACAGGAGCTGACCGCCGCCGAAATCCAGGCCGACTTCGCCAAGGTCGCGGCTTGGGCGCGCGAACACGCGAAAGGGCACGAACTCCATCTCGGCGAATTCGGCGTGTATCTCCCGGCCGACGCCGACTCGAAGCGGAACTACCTCGCTGCAGTCGTGGCCGCCGCCGAGCGCCACGGCTTCGGATGGGCAGTCTGGGATTATCAGGGCGGCTTTGCCGTCCGCGATCAGCACGGCAACCCGACACCGATCCTCGAGGGCTTGTTTGCCTCGAAACGGCAGGGTCGAGAGAGAGAATAG
- a CDS encoding GTP-binding protein encodes MKPIPVTVLTGFLGSGKTTLLNRILTERHGRKIAVIENEFGEVGIDDQLVIHADEEIFAMNNGCLCCTVRGDLIRILQKLGKRSDIEAVLIETTGLADPAPVAQTFFTVPDVAERFRLDGIVALVDARHVSQHLDEGSEEAQKQIAFADVLLLNKTDLVGADELNALEQRVRRMNGAAHLHRTVQADVSIDRILDIGGFNLERAGELDPRFLEPEYPFEWGGAFALPKGTAELTIRPGPDPEMDVVLLPIRDLDPERLDAAREVAVLSFSDEEVVVLRPGDALLATTERQRLTFPEFPAHFPVRVPHDGHYALFTQHHPSEFGATLAPSSPSADAPALVPAWEHAFKPDHEHDDAVTSVGITLRGELDGEELNRWLGTLLRVKGADIFRAKDVLSIRGSSRRLLFQGVHMLFDGRFDRPWRPNEERVNQFVFIGRNLDREVLQRGFDSCLAI; translated from the coding sequence ATGAAACCCATCCCTGTCACCGTCCTCACCGGTTTTCTCGGCTCCGGCAAGACCACCCTGCTCAATCGCATCCTCACCGAACGTCACGGTCGCAAGATCGCCGTGATCGAAAACGAGTTCGGCGAGGTCGGCATCGACGACCAGCTCGTCATCCACGCCGACGAGGAAATCTTCGCGATGAACAACGGCTGCCTCTGCTGCACCGTGCGCGGCGACCTCATCCGTATCCTGCAGAAACTCGGGAAGCGCTCCGACATCGAGGCCGTCCTCATCGAGACCACGGGTCTCGCCGACCCGGCTCCCGTGGCCCAGACGTTCTTCACCGTGCCGGACGTCGCGGAGCGCTTCCGGCTCGACGGCATCGTCGCGCTCGTCGACGCGCGACACGTCTCCCAGCACCTCGACGAAGGCAGCGAGGAAGCGCAAAAGCAGATCGCGTTCGCCGACGTGCTCCTGCTCAACAAAACCGATCTGGTCGGCGCGGACGAACTGAACGCGCTGGAGCAGCGCGTGCGGCGCATGAACGGGGCCGCGCACCTCCACCGCACCGTGCAGGCCGACGTATCCATCGATCGCATACTCGACATCGGTGGCTTCAACCTCGAACGCGCGGGCGAACTCGACCCGAGGTTCCTCGAGCCCGAGTACCCATTCGAATGGGGCGGTGCCTTCGCGTTGCCCAAAGGCACGGCGGAGCTGACGATCCGGCCCGGACCGGACCCGGAGATGGATGTAGTGCTGCTTCCGATACGCGATCTCGATCCCGAACGTCTCGACGCCGCACGCGAGGTGGCCGTGCTGTCCTTCTCCGACGAGGAGGTCGTCGTCCTGCGTCCCGGAGACGCGCTTCTCGCGACGACCGAGCGGCAGCGGCTGACGTTTCCCGAGTTCCCCGCGCACTTTCCCGTCCGGGTGCCTCACGACGGGCACTACGCGCTCTTCACGCAGCACCATCCCTCTGAATTCGGCGCCACGCTCGCACCCTCCTCACCTTCAGCCGACGCGCCCGCGCTCGTCCCGGCCTGGGAACACGCCTTCAAACCCGATCACGAACACGACGACGCCGTCACCTCGGTCGGCATCACCTTGCGTGGCGAACTGGACGGCGAGGAACTGAATCGGTGGCTCGGCACGTTGCTGCGCGTCAAGGGGGCCGACATCTTCCGCGCGAAAGACGTCCTTTCCATCCGCGGCTCCAGCCGCCGGCTCCTCTTCCAAGGCGTGCACATGCTCTTCGACGGACGCTTCGACCGACCATGGAGACCGAACGAAGAGCGGGTGAATCAGTTCGTCTTCATCGGCCGCAATCTCGATCGCGAGGTACTCCAGCGCGGTTTCGACTCGTGTCTCGCCATCTGA
- a CDS encoding YraN family protein: MITLRRLAERIRSFVSRLLGLGRRNAGAAGEQEAARWLERERGFRILARNWRSPSDRRDEIDLVAEDGDVLVFVEVKARSEAALVPGYFAAIERRKVKALQRAVRAYVRRLREKPRTVRFDVVEVVHVRASGAITEVRHYENVPFFSKEFLRGR; the protein is encoded by the coding sequence ATGATCACCCTGCGTCGACTCGCCGAACGAATACGTTCGTTCGTGAGCCGGCTTCTCGGTCTTGGTCGTCGTAACGCGGGTGCGGCCGGCGAGCAGGAGGCCGCGCGTTGGCTCGAGCGCGAGCGCGGCTTTCGCATCCTCGCGCGCAACTGGCGTTCGCCTTCCGATCGGCGAGACGAGATCGACCTCGTCGCCGAAGACGGAGACGTGCTCGTCTTCGTCGAAGTCAAAGCGCGTTCCGAGGCCGCGCTCGTACCCGGTTACTTCGCGGCGATCGAGCGCCGCAAGGTCAAAGCCCTCCAGCGTGCCGTCCGTGCTTACGTTCGTCGACTGCGTGAGAAGCCGCGCACGGTGCGCTTCGACGTCGTCGAGGTCGTGCATGTCCGCGCATCCGGCGCGATTACGGAAGTGCGCCACTACGAAAACGTGCCATTCTTCTCCAAAGAATTTTTGCGCGGACGGTGA
- the zwf gene encoding glucose-6-phosphate dehydrogenase, which yields MDNSSSRHPFLAGLSKHRGAPPTIVVIFGASGDLTARKLIPAIYNLACDNLLPSDFHLVGFGRSKVPDEEFRKLAEEAITQFSRRPYQEEIWKRVAERTFYEAGGYDEGEAFVRLRERIESIEKSLGNPVQSLFYVSTPPSVFRPILEGLGSSGLAKRHRGTDRASKVIIEKPFGRDLASAQELNRVVASVFEEKQVFRIDHYLGKETVQDLLVQRFANTIFEPIWNRRYVDCVQITVAEDLGVGTRGGYYEQSGAMRDMIQNHTMQLLALTAMEPPVSLDPESVRDEKVKVLKAIRPLDLSLEEGDVVRGQYAEGLIGGKKVPGYTQEQGVKEESTTETYTALRLKISNWRWEGVPFYLRSGKRMARRVSEIAIQFKRPPGHLFAESDLIQVSPNTLAFQIQPDEGSTVLLNSKIPGLETRVQPVKMHFRYKTTFGSNTPEAYERLVLDAMIGDGTLFIRGDETEASWKLVTPVHEWWNSLGIRGMETYAAGSWGPLAAERLLWKNKHQWRRP from the coding sequence ATGGACAACTCCTCCTCCAGGCACCCGTTTCTCGCCGGCTTGAGCAAGCATCGCGGCGCACCTCCCACCATCGTCGTGATCTTCGGCGCATCGGGCGACCTCACGGCCCGCAAGCTCATCCCCGCGATCTACAACCTCGCGTGCGACAACCTGCTGCCGTCCGATTTTCACCTCGTCGGCTTCGGTCGTTCGAAGGTGCCCGACGAGGAGTTCCGCAAGCTCGCGGAGGAGGCGATCACGCAGTTCTCGCGCCGCCCGTACCAAGAGGAGATCTGGAAGCGCGTCGCCGAGCGGACCTTCTACGAAGCCGGCGGTTACGACGAAGGGGAGGCGTTCGTGCGCCTGCGCGAGCGCATCGAGTCGATCGAGAAGTCGCTCGGTAATCCGGTGCAGAGCCTGTTCTACGTCTCGACGCCGCCTTCGGTCTTCCGTCCGATCCTCGAAGGACTCGGCTCCAGCGGGCTCGCGAAGCGCCACCGCGGCACCGACCGCGCCTCGAAGGTCATCATCGAAAAACCCTTCGGCCGCGATCTCGCCTCCGCACAGGAACTGAACCGCGTGGTCGCCTCCGTCTTCGAGGAGAAGCAGGTCTTCCGCATCGACCACTACCTCGGCAAAGAGACGGTGCAGGACCTGCTCGTGCAGCGGTTCGCCAACACCATCTTCGAACCGATCTGGAACCGCCGCTACGTCGACTGCGTGCAGATCACCGTGGCCGAGGATCTCGGCGTCGGCACTCGCGGCGGCTACTACGAGCAGAGCGGCGCGATGCGCGACATGATCCAGAACCACACCATGCAGCTACTCGCCCTCACCGCGATGGAGCCGCCCGTCTCGCTCGATCCGGAATCGGTGCGCGACGAGAAGGTGAAGGTCCTCAAGGCCATCCGCCCGCTCGATCTCTCGCTCGAGGAGGGCGACGTCGTGCGTGGCCAGTACGCCGAGGGACTCATCGGCGGAAAGAAGGTGCCCGGCTACACGCAGGAACAGGGCGTGAAGGAGGAGTCGACGACGGAGACCTACACGGCGCTGCGACTCAAGATCAGCAACTGGCGCTGGGAAGGAGTGCCGTTCTACCTGCGTTCCGGCAAACGCATGGCGCGCCGCGTGAGCGAGATCGCCATCCAGTTCAAGCGACCGCCCGGCCACCTCTTCGCCGAGTCCGACCTCATCCAGGTCAGCCCCAACACGCTCGCCTTCCAGATCCAGCCCGACGAGGGCTCCACCGTGTTGCTCAACTCCAAGATCCCCGGCCTCGAGACTCGCGTGCAGCCGGTCAAGATGCACTTCCGCTACAAGACCACCTTCGGCTCCAACACCCCGGAGGCCTACGAGCGACTCGTGCTCGACGCGATGATCGGCGACGGAACGCTCTTCATCCGCGGCGACGAAACCGAAGCCTCGTGGAAACTCGTCACTCCCGTGCACGAGTGGTGGAACTCCCTCGGTATCCGCGGAATGGAGACGTACGCTGCCGGCTCGTGGGGCCCGCTCGCGGCCGAGCGTCTGCTCTGGAAGAACAAGCACCAGTGGCGCCGCCCTTGA
- a CDS encoding divalent metal cation transporter, which yields MPRRLLGYARLSGPGWLQSAITLGGGSLSSSLYVGVVGGFGLLWVQPLAMVVGIIMLAAIAYVTVSTGRRTFGAINEHVSPVLGWGWALGTLAVSMVWVMPQYTLAVGVLRQNLLPGLLGEDGTLGSVGGRIVPTAAILAVSLVVVWQYGRGGAGVRLFEGVLKVMVAVIVICFLAVAVQLSVAGEGFDWGAVFAGFVPGTSFMREPAAALAALIEATPAAHHAFWTDLVVQRQREVVISGAAYAVGINMTFLFPYSLLRRGWGREGFGLVRFDLVSGMLIPFMLATSAVVVAASSRFHAQPHPALIETSAQTVPARIAGEFRGMLAASPAGVDGASEADRYLAATLVTRDAFDLARALEPLTGTFLARLVFGLGVLGMTLSTVIIIMLICGFVVCEILGREHKGWPLRLGSLFGLTGVLGPFVWSKASFWLAVPASVFGLMLLPVAYLAFMLLANRAELLGDAMPRGGTRVAANVLMGGSVALVTAASLYVIWMKGGTIGLVCAGVFAVAVILTRRRRGATA from the coding sequence ATGCCTCGGCGGCTCTTGGGATACGCCCGATTGAGTGGTCCCGGTTGGTTGCAGAGTGCGATCACGCTGGGAGGCGGTTCGCTCTCGAGCAGCCTCTACGTGGGCGTGGTGGGCGGCTTTGGTTTGTTGTGGGTGCAGCCGCTGGCGATGGTGGTGGGAATCATCATGCTGGCGGCGATCGCGTACGTCACCGTGTCGACGGGGCGGCGCACCTTCGGCGCGATCAACGAGCACGTGAGTCCCGTGCTCGGATGGGGGTGGGCGCTCGGCACGCTTGCGGTGAGCATGGTGTGGGTGATGCCTCAATACACGCTGGCGGTCGGCGTATTGCGGCAGAATTTGTTGCCGGGTCTGCTGGGCGAAGACGGTACTTTGGGTTCGGTCGGTGGGCGGATCGTGCCGACTGCGGCGATCCTCGCGGTGAGTCTCGTGGTGGTGTGGCAGTACGGGCGCGGTGGCGCTGGTGTACGGCTGTTCGAGGGAGTGTTGAAGGTGATGGTCGCGGTCATCGTGATTTGCTTTCTGGCGGTCGCCGTGCAATTGAGCGTCGCAGGCGAGGGCTTCGACTGGGGGGCCGTGTTCGCGGGGTTCGTGCCGGGGACGAGTTTCATGCGCGAGCCTGCGGCGGCGTTGGCGGCGTTGATCGAGGCCACGCCGGCGGCGCATCACGCCTTTTGGACCGACCTCGTCGTGCAACGGCAGCGCGAGGTGGTGATCTCGGGCGCGGCCTACGCGGTGGGAATCAACATGACGTTTCTCTTCCCGTATTCGCTCCTGCGCCGCGGATGGGGCCGCGAGGGCTTCGGATTGGTGCGTTTCGATCTCGTATCCGGGATGTTGATACCATTCATGCTCGCCACCTCGGCGGTCGTCGTCGCGGCATCGAGCCGATTTCACGCGCAACCTCATCCGGCATTGATCGAGACGAGCGCGCAGACGGTACCGGCTCGAATCGCAGGCGAGTTTCGCGGGATGCTGGCGGCTAGTCCGGCGGGTGTGGACGGCGCCAGCGAGGCGGATCGCTACTTGGCGGCGACGCTCGTCACACGAGACGCTTTCGACCTCGCGCGAGCGCTGGAGCCTCTGACGGGCACATTCCTGGCGCGGCTGGTGTTCGGGCTCGGTGTGCTGGGGATGACCCTGTCGACGGTGATCATCATCATGCTCATCTGCGGATTCGTGGTCTGCGAGATCCTGGGGCGCGAGCACAAGGGGTGGCCGCTGCGGCTGGGCAGTCTCTTCGGTCTCACGGGCGTGCTCGGTCCGTTCGTATGGAGCAAGGCCTCGTTCTGGCTCGCGGTGCCGGCTTCGGTCTTCGGTTTGATGCTCCTTCCGGTGGCTTACCTCGCGTTCATGTTGCTCGCCAATCGCGCGGAGTTGCTCGGCGACGCGATGCCGCGCGGAGGCACGCGCGTGGCTGCGAACGTGTTGATGGGCGGTAGTGTCGCGCTCGTGACGGCCGCGAGCCTCTACGTCATTTGGATGAAGGGCGGGACAATCGGCCTCGTGTGTGCCGGCGTGTTCGCCGTCGCGGTGATCCTTACGCGTCGGCGGCGGGGAGCAACAGCGTGA